A window from Corynebacterium urealyticum DSM 7109 encodes these proteins:
- the rpmH gene encoding 50S ribosomal protein L34 → MSKRTYQPNNRRRARVHGFRTRMRTRAGRAIVSARRRKGRKSLTA, encoded by the coding sequence GTACTTACCAGCCTAATAACCGCCGTCGCGCACGCGTGCACGGCTTCCGCACCCGCATGCGCACCCGCGCAGGTCGCGCGATCGTGTCCGCACGTCGTCGTAAGGGCCGCAAGTCCCTGACCGCTTAA